The Mesorhizobium loti DNA segment GTGGCCAAGTTCGGCATCGAACCCGATCGCGTCTTCGGCTTCTGGGATTGGGTCGGCGGCCGCTATTCGGTCTGGGGCGCGATCGGCCTTCCGGTCATGATCGCCGTCGGTCCGAGGAATTTCCGCGCCTTCCTCGACGGTGCCCATGAGATGGACGAGCATTTCCGCACCGCGCCGCTCGCCAACAACCTGCCGGCGCTGCTCGGGCTGGTCGGTTGGTGGCATCGCGTGATCTGCGGCTATCCGGCTCGCGCCGTCATCCCCTATGACCAGCGCCTGTCCCGGCTGCCCGCCTATCTGCAGCAGCTCGACATGGAATCGAACGGCAAGGGCGTCACACTTGACGGCACGCCCGTGGCGACGCCGACCGGGCCGCTGGTCTGGGGCGAGCCGGGCACCAATGGCCAGCACGCCTTCTTCCAGCTTCTGCACCAGGGCACCGACTTCATCCCGGTCGAGTTTCTCGCCGCGGCCGTCGGCCACGAGCCGGAGCTCAAGCATCAGCATGATTTGCTGCTCGCCAATTGCCTGGCGCAGTCGGAAGCGCTAATGAAGGGCCGCACGCTGGATGAGGCGCGCGCGCAGATGCTGGCCAAGGGCATGAAGCCGGCTGATGTCGACAAAATAGCGCCGCATCGTGTCTTCTCCGGCAACCGGCCTTCGGTGACCATCCTCTATCGCAAGCTCGACCCGCGCACCTTCGGCCGGCTGATCGCGCTCTACGAACACCGCGTCTTCGTCGAGGGCACGCTGTTCAACATCAATTCCTTCGACCAGTGGGGCGTCGAGCTCGGTAAGGAACTGGCGACCGGCCTGCTGCCTGTCGTGGAAGGCAAGGAAAGCGCCGCAAACCGGGACGCCTCGACCAGGGGCCTTGTGGAACGCATCCACCAATTGCGTGGTTCGGAGTAACTGATTTGGCAGACATCAAAGGCATACTGTTCGACAAGGACGGGACACTTGTCGACTTCAACGCGACCTGGCTCGGCGTCGCCGACTTCATGGCCATGGACGCGTCCGATGGCGACCGCTGGAAGGCCGACAGGCTGCTGGCGGCGGCCGGCTTCGATTTCGCCAACCGCCGCTTCAAGCCCGATTCGATCTTTGCCTCGGGCACCAACATGGACGTCGTCGAGCTGTGGTTCCCGCGCCTGTCCGACGAGGACCAGATGCTGGCTGTCGCCCGCTTCAACGAGATCACCTCGGTGCAGGGTTCATCGATGGCGGTGGCGCTGCCGGGCATCGTCGACACCTTGGCAACACTGCACAAAAGATCTTACCGGCTCGGCGTCGCCACCAATGATTCCACC contains these protein-coding regions:
- a CDS encoding glucose-6-phosphate isomerase, whose product is MDKSAFQKQLAALRDHRAAAPASMRQAFAADPQRFQTFSASDGDLLLDWSKCAVDATTMDLLEKLAGAADLEGRRAAMFAGKKINITEDRAVLHTALRNLSGKGVTVDGQDVKADVLSVLDAMGAFADAIRSGKAAGATGKKITDIVNIGIGGSDLGPAMATLALAPYHDGPRAHYVSNIDGAHIHDTLKGLSAETTLFIIASKTFTTVETMTNAQTARDWVQKALGKEAVGKHFAAVSTALDLVAKFGIEPDRVFGFWDWVGGRYSVWGAIGLPVMIAVGPRNFRAFLDGAHEMDEHFRTAPLANNLPALLGLVGWWHRVICGYPARAVIPYDQRLSRLPAYLQQLDMESNGKGVTLDGTPVATPTGPLVWGEPGTNGQHAFFQLLHQGTDFIPVEFLAAAVGHEPELKHQHDLLLANCLAQSEALMKGRTLDEARAQMLAKGMKPADVDKIAPHRVFSGNRPSVTILYRKLDPRTFGRLIALYEHRVFVEGTLFNINSFDQWGVELGKELATGLLPVVEGKESAANRDASTRGLVERIHQLRGSE
- a CDS encoding phosphoglycolate phosphatase, which produces MADIKGILFDKDGTLVDFNATWLGVADFMAMDASDGDRWKADRLLAAAGFDFANRRFKPDSIFASGTNMDVVELWFPRLSDEDQMLAVARFNEITSVQGSSMAVALPGIVDTLATLHKRSYRLGVATNDSTSGAEKTLVTLGVAQLFDAAYGYDAVANPKPAPDTIQAFCDLTGLKPSEIAMVGDNRHDLEMARAGGCGLAVGVLSGTGTRESLAEIADVILDSVADLPDFLAARVRETV